A window of the Misgurnus anguillicaudatus unplaced genomic scaffold, ASM2758022v2 HiC_scaffold_32, whole genome shotgun sequence genome harbors these coding sequences:
- the LOC141363075 gene encoding uncharacterized protein: MADDELPEAPPRVVPERPETPPRVVPERPETPPRAMPVFLGNPWVQKYNGVESEVRLTEWRAQIEYLAGLQGLSASQQQQFVLNSLGGEARREVQAAPEAIPATAQTIFHFLTEQYGDTTPVAVLRAQFFNCKQGPHQSIRAFALKLREQYTRLQRRRDHGLGDEETLLRDQFLLGLREGPLRQNLRVQFRRDPELTFDDLKKEAMALEGDQAEVKEAPVCAAVSGPAATSEVTDWKQALKMELLKDVRDQMAELTKALVGELRLGPGRKEEGPAPRERTYSDRGRDGTRRPWQASRPRFEWDEQGRPICNRCGTAGHVSRQCGPRRASEGGF, encoded by the coding sequence ATGGCCGACGACGAGTTGCCCGAAGCCCCGCCCCGTGTTGTGCCTGAAAGGCCGGAAACCCCACCCCGTGTTGTGCCTGAAAGGCCGGAAACACCACCCCGTGCCATGCCCGTGTTCCTGGGAAACCCCTGGGTGCAGAAGTATAATGGGGTCGAGTCCGAGGTTCGTTTAACTGAGTGGAGGGCCCAGATCGAGTATTTGGCCGGCCTTCAGGGGCTGAGTGCCAGTCAACAACAGCAATTTGTATTAAACTCACTAGGAGGAGAAGCCCGGCGAGAAGTACAAGCCGCCCCTGAAGCCATTCCAGCCACTGCCCAGACCATATTCCACTTCCTCACCGAGCAGTATGGTGATACCACCCCTGTGGCCGTCCTGAGGGCGCAGTTCTTTAATTGCAAACAGGGCCCCCACCAGTCTATTCGAGCCTTCGCCCTGAAGCTGCGCGAGCAGTATACCCGCCTACAGCGACGACGAGACCATGGGTTAGGAGACGAGGAGACCCTGTTAAGGGACCAGTTCCTGCTAGGGCTACGGGAGGGCCCCCTACGTCAAAACCTCCGAGTACAGTTTAGACGAGATCCTGAGCTCACGTTCGATGACCTGAAAAAGGAGGCCATGGCCTTGGAAGGCGACCAAGCGGAAGTGAAGGAGGCCCCCGTGTGTGCAGCAGTGAGTGGTCCGGCGGCAACCTCGGAGGTAACCGACTGGAAACAAGCATTGAAGATGGAACTCTTAAAGGACGTGCGAGACCAGATGGCTGAACTAACGAAGGCCCTGGTAGGGGAGCTGCGCCTAGGGCCGGGAAGGAAAGAAGAAGGGCCCGCCCCCCGAGAACGGACGTACTCCGATCGAGGCCGGGATGGGACGAGGCGACCCTGGCAGGCCAGTCGGCCTAGGTTCGAGTGGGACGAGCAAGGGAGGCCCATTTGCAATCGGTGCGGGACCGCAGGGCATGTGAGTAGGCAGTGCGGACCACGAAGAGCCTCCGAGGGGGGTTTTTaa